TATAGGAGGAATTGTGCCTTTATTTAACCAATTAATAGCTAAATAAGGATGAACAATATGAATATTATAATGAGGAAAATCATAAATAGCGTGCTTGTTTGGAATAATGGTTTTCACATCTTTGTTGAGAAAATCCTGAAAATTAGCAGTTATCAATAGATCAGCTTTTCCAGCTACAGCAGTTTCTAAAACTTGTTGATCTTCCAAGTCATCAATAGCAAGAACTCCTGTACCGCCTAAGATTAACTGAGGATTACTAAGCTGAGCGTAACTAGAAATAATATTGACATAAAAAGAAGCATCCTCAGCGAGGGGAGTTAGTCGCAATAAAACTTGTTCTAAACGATTTAACATTCCCCAAGAAATAATAAGTTCTACTTTTCTTGAATAACAATGCCCATAACGAACAAAATCAACAATACTTTGACAAGCAGAGTTTTGATTACCTTTAATATCAGCTAATAATGCTGCACACCAAATATTCAAATCAAGGCATAACTTTAAAGGCTTACACATCACCAGTTAATCCGATAGATGCGGATAAAATATCATCTTCTGTTTTCAAGCTACTTAACCATTCTTGATCTATATTTTCAGCAATTCTTTTTTGGGCTAATTTGTATTGATGATGTAACAGTACTCTGGTAATGTCTTGACTAATTTCGAGCCATTGTGATTTTGAAGCAACATTAGTTAATTGCAATAAAGCCGACCAAGCATTAGGTGGTAAGATAGAACCTAATTTAATGGCCGTACTTGCAATTTGAGATTTTGAACGATTTTCTTTTTTTGACAAAGCGGTAATTCGTTCTGAAGTTTCCATATCAACATGGGCAGAGAGAGTTTTTCCCATCATTTTTTCTAATTTATATAGCTTCTATGGTTTCTATAGAAATTATAGCTTATATCTCTTTGTTGATCGCACTTTGATTGTATTCAGGAATTAAAAGTAAGTCTTTTAAACAGGGGTGCATTAACTGCATAGTATTTCAGGTTAGTTAGAAAAACATTTTTGCTCAATCAACTAATTTTAACTACTTAGCCTGGTAATTTTCTCGAAATCTCCTCTGTTTCTAAGGAGATAAAGGCGATCGCACTTATTTGTAAATGGTAAAGTGCGATGGTCATTGTGCTTTTGATGTCCGACTCATTATTATGATGAGAAATCATAGAATAAGTAAAATACAAAATATATTATGATGTGCCAAAATGTTACAGTCAAAATTAATATCAAAGACTAAAAGAATACTAAAAACATTTCTTAACCCTCAAAGTAAAATAATGATGTATTACAAAATCTCACGATATTTACATAATCGAGGGTTTTTATTTTTAGCAGAATTAGTTAGATATAAACAAGCAAAATATGGATGTTATATCTCTGAAAAATCTATAATTGACGAAACAGTAGTTTTTCCTCATAGTGTCGGTATTGTTATTGGTGAAGGAGTAGTGATAGAAGAAAATGTCAAAATATGGCAGAATGTCACTATCGGTAGTCATGGAAAAAAAACAGCCCTCAGGAATATCCTTACATTGAATCGGGAGTAAAAATATTTGCAGGAGCTATTATTATAGGGGGAGTAAGGGTTGGAAAAAATTCTATTATTGGAGCGAACTGTTTAGTGTTAAGTGATGTACCAGCAAACACTACGGCAGTGGGGATTCCCTACAAAAATAATAAATAATACAGACGATGAATTTACCAAAAGAGATACAAACAGATATTTTGTTAACTCCTTACACTACTTGGAAAATAGGTGGAAAAGCAAAATATTTTACTGAACCAACTCCAGAAGAACTACCTCAAGTGATAAAGTGGGCTTTCACCAATAACATACCTACATACTTTATTGGTCGTGGTTCAAATCTATTAATAGATGATGCGGGATTACCAGGGTTAGTAATAGTAACTCGTAATTCTTTAACTGATTTGCAAAGAGAAGATGATGTTATCATCGCTGGAAGTGGTGTTTTTTTGCCTCATTTGTCACAGTTTGCCGCCAAACAAGGTTTCTCTGGTTTTGAATTTCTGATTGGTATTCCTGGAACCGTGGGAGGAGCTATAGCTATGAATGCCGGGCTTACAGTATTCCGTCCCCGTGAAATGACATCCATTGTCAAGGATTTTGATGTTTTGAATCTTGATGGCAGTGTTGAAACCCTAACGATGAAGGATATTGATGCACAGTATCGACAAACAAATTTATTGGACGGGAAACGCCTAATTGTAGAAGCTCGTTTTATATTAGAACACTCGGGCGATCCTGAAGAAATAAAAAAGAATACATTTGCCCATCTCGCAGAGCGTAAGCGTAAGCAACCTTTAGATAAACCCACAGCAGGAAGCACCTTTAAATCTCCCCGCGGTAGTAAAAGTGCTGGATGGTGTATTGAACAAGCAGGTTTAAAAGGTTTTCAGATTGGGGGTGCAAGGGTAAGCCCCGTTCATGCAAACTGGATTGAGAATTTGGGCAATGCCACATCCCATGATGTCCGTGAATTGATAAACCATATTCAAGATGTTGTAAGAGAAAAAATAGGAATTAATTTGGAAACAGAAGTTTGTTTTTTGCCTTAGAATGACTCCATAACACAACTGTGAATTTATGAAAATGGCTAAAAATGTAAATAAATTAATTCTTCATCCTTCACGGTTAGAAGGGAAAATAAAAGTCGGTGGCGCTAAAAATTCTGCCCTTCGTTTATTAGCAGCATCTCTACTTACCTCATCTCCTGTGATTATAAAAAATTATCCTAGCACTCTACTTGATGTTGATATTCATGTTGAAATGTTAGAAGTGTTGGGAAAACATTGTAAATTAATAAATGAAAATGAAATCGAGATTACCGAGCTTCGCTTTCCTTCCTCACACTTGATTTGGAATAAAAGATCCATTCGTAATACTCTTTTGATTTTGGGAGCTTTAGTCGCCCGTACAGGGCAAGGGAAAGTTCCATTACCAGGGGGGTGTCAACTGGGCGATCGTAAATATGATCTTCACATAATGATCTTAAAATCTTTAGGTGCTAAAGTATGGCAAGAAGATAATTATCTTTGTGCAGAAATTTCAGGAAACAAAAAACTTCAAGGCTCAGATATTTATCTGCCTATTCGTTCTACAGGAGCAACTGAAAATAGTATTATTTGTGCGTGTTTAGCAGAAGGTCAAACCCGTATTTGGGGTCCTCACATTAGACCTGAAATTCATGATTTAATCAATTTTTTGCGATCTATGGGGGCAAAAATAGAAGTACGAGGTCAAGAAAGTATTATTGTCGAAGGTGTAGAACAATTAGGAGGTACAACCCACGAAGTAATTCCTGACAATATAGAAGCTCTTACATGGCTAATTGGTTCTGCTGTTACCAATGGCGATGTTGAAATTGTTGATTTTCCTTTCGAGCATTTAGAAGTGCCTCTTATTCATTTACGTGAAAGTGGAGTCCGTTTTTATCGCTCCGAAAATCATTTGATAGTGAGAGGATCAAAATGTTATCCCATCGACATCAGCACCGGTCCATATCCTGGGATTAACTCCGATATGCAACCTCTTTTTGCTGTACTAGGTGCCATGGCTCAAGGAGAAAGCCGTATCATTGATCTACGCTTTCCAGGACGTTATGCTTATGCACAAGAATTAGCAAAGATGGGAATGATTTATCAAGTGAAAAATAATTTATTATTAATCGAAGGAGGAAAAAATCTTCAAGGCAATGAAGTAAAAGCTCTTGACTTGAGGGCTGGAGCAGCTCTAATGATAGCCAGTCTCATTGCTAATAGTCCAACTACTATTACTAATGCTTGGCAAATATTTAGGGGATACGATCAGCTGGAGAAAAAATTGACCCAATTAGGAGTCAATTGGCAATCAGATTAACTCGTCATAATCTTTTTAAATAATCTCCCTATATTTTTGTGTTCCGCTAAGGTATAACCGATCGATAATGTTTAAATTACTTCGTAAAAAAAATATATATTAAAGTTCTCATAAATTCAATATGCATAATGAAGTCAAGCCAAAAGTAGCTTTTTATTTAAGAATGCTTTCTGGAGGAGGAGCAGAAAAAGTAATAATCAATCTAACCAAAGGGCTTGTTGAAAAGGGAATTACGGTTGATTTGATTTTAAATATACCAGCAGGTCCTTATTTAAAAGAAGTATCTCCTGAAGTAAGAATTATTACTCTTGGCACTCCTAAATTATTAAAGGGCTTACCGAAGCTAGTTAATTATTTAAAAAAAGAAAAACCTCAAATTCTTTTTTCTGCAATGCATTACAACAATGAAATTGCTATTTGGGCTAAATACTTAGCAAGGGTAAAAACTAAAGTTATCGTATCTGAACATAACACTTTGTCTGTTCATGCCAAAAATCAAACGGGTAGTGAAAAATGGTCTCCATTATTCGCAAAACTATTTTATCCCTTAGCGAATGAGATTGTTACTGTGTCTCATGGTTCTGCTAAAGATTTAGCCAAAGTGACAGGTATCCCACCGTCAAAAATAAAAGTAATTTATAACCCTGTTATTACACCAGAATTATTAGCAAAAGCCCAACAATCAATCAATCATCCTTGGTTTGAGGCCCAACAACCACCAGTGATTTTAGCGGTCGGTAGATTAAATCAACAAAAAGATTATCCGACTCTTATTAAAGCATTTGCAAAAGTGAAACAAATAAAACCTTGCCGTTTAATGATTTTAGGTCAAGGTCCTGAAAAGAAAAAACTTAATGATTTAATTAATCAATTAAATTTAAAAGAAGACATAATCTTACAAGGTTTTGTCGAGAATCCCTATGCTTATATGAAAAAGGCAACAATGCTAGTACTATCTTCTCAATGGGAAGGGCTTCCCACCGTTTTAATCGAATCTTTGGCTGTTGGTACCTCTGTTGTCTCAACTAATTGTCCTAGTGGTCCAGAGGAAATTCTTGATCATGGTAAATACGGTACATTAGTACCTATTTTAGATGTTAAACTTCTTTCTGAAGCAATACTGGATATTTTATCAGGAGAAATTAAATCTATTGATACAGAATGGTTGGAACAGTTTACCTTAGCAAAAGTTACGCAACAGTATGTAGATCTTTTTTCTGTTCCTCTTTGAAGGTATAAGCACAAAATGAATGTATAAATGCGCTTGTTTTGTTATTTAATTTGAGCAAATCACATATCATTAAATAATTATACTTCCCAGCAATCATGACAAAAAAAGTAACCATTGTAACTTGTACTTTCAATAAAGGCGAGTCTAATAGAGCCTCACTACAAAGTATCATAGATCAAACTTATCAAGATTTTGAGTACATTATCGTTAATGATGGTTCTACTGATAACACAAAAGAAATTTTAGATGAATTTACGGCACTCGATAATCCTCAGTTAACAATAATTCACCAAAAAAATAAAGGATTTATTGATAGCCTAATTGATACTTTAGAAGGAATTGATACCCCTTATATTGCCATTCATGGTGCGGGAGATATTTCTCATCTAACAAGACTAGAAAAACAAATTGAACTATTAGAGTCTGACTCTTCTATCGGTGCTGTTGGCTGTCACGTAAGAAAATTAACACATGAAGGAAAAACTATAAGAACAACTAAAGATAAGAAAAATAAACTGTTAATAAATGATCCTCAAGAATTATTTTTTGGTAACTACTATACACATGGAGAAGTAACCTTTAGGCGTTCAACATATATTCAAACTGGAGGTTATAGACGTTTTTTCAAATATGCTCAAGATATAGATCTATGGTTGAGAATGCTAGATTTTTCCAAGTTGGCAAAAATTGACTCTATTCTTTATGAACAAATATATATGCCTAATAGTTCAGTGGCTTCTGATTACAAAAAAGTGGAGTATCAAGCTAAGTTATTTTGTTTTGCCGTGTTTTTGTCAAAACAACGATTACAGGAAATTTCAAACCCCATTGAAGCAAAATGGGATAAGTTATTTGAAGAATTTTGTGATAATCTTGACGACAAGGACAAAGACTTTATCAGTGGCAGAATAATGGAAACCGCTGGAATCAATTATATTCAAACTCGCAATAATGCTGTATTAGCAAATGCCGCCCGTAGAGTCCTCACAATAAACCCTGAAAATCATCCTTCCAAACGATATATAAAATTAAGAATTTTAAGTATTATAGATAAATTTGGAGATACTAAATTTTGGAAATTTTTAATTAGAAAACTATTCAATACTTTCTATTAAAAATACACAACCTGATATGTATAAAAATTATACTTAATGTTATAAATACTTCCCTGTTTGACCAACAAAATTTTCTGGAGTAAATATATTAGTTAATTTAGCGTTTATAAATCTTAACTGACGTTGTTTTAGATAGAAAGGATATGTCAAAGCACGTAATTGTATAAACTCTTGTCTTTTCGACTCAGGCATTGAAACCCAGTCTTGATATTTAGGAACAGCTTTGGTAGTCAAAAAATTCTGCCATTTAGAGATAGTATTCTCCGGTTGTACTTCTTTAGCTCTGACTTGACTATTTTTAAATATTTTTTCTCTTAACGGTATATTTTCTTTTAGTAGCTTAATAGTTGATAAAAGAGAGTCAAAAGAACTAACTTCCAAATAATCCAATTCACTTTGTCTTTCTGCCTGATATGCAGATTCACACCCAAATATAGCGGGGACACCAGCCAACCAAGAGTTGTGAAGTTTTGACGCTGGTTTCCAAGTGTGATCCCAACTATAACCAAATTTACGGATGGCAACGATCGCATCTACTTCACTATAATCATTCCAAGAAGTGGGCGGAATAATTTGCCAATTTAAGTCTAATTCTTTTAGTGTTTTTTTCCAAGATGATTGTCGGAGTGGGAGAATAAGATTATTTTTTTGTCCAAAAAAAGCAATATTTTTAAAAAAATTACCACGTTGAGGATTTCTAGGAATTAGTCCAGGTTGTGTCCAAAAGGGAATATATGAACTTTCCCAAGAATTTAAAAATTTCTTATGCACTTGTTGTAAAGGATTTTGCACAACATGAAGTTGTGCATAGGGATGTCTTCCCCGATCGCCCTGTATCGCAACAAGTAATAATTGCGAGTTAGGCTTAAGAGTATCCGATAAAAGTGGTCGGTGAGAAATGCAAATCCCTTCCAAAGGTATCATATTAGTAAAATAACAAGGAAAGTTACTTTCTTTCAAATATAAATAAGTTAATAATGTCCATGCGCAATCTCCAAACTCATGAGTTCCTTTCCGTATTTGCCATTGCCAATATTCACCAACATTTTTTGGCAATTCATGAATAGAGCATTTTGATTCTGGTAGATAGAAGTAGATAGGTGGAATTATCATTAATTATTATATAAAAATATGTATTTTGAATTATATATTATGTGTGTTAAATAGGATATTAGATAAACAATTTAGTAAGAAAAAGGACTCATTAATATATGTCTTAAAAGCTCCATTTCTCCCATACACACTACATCTTTTTTTAAGTTTTTTTTATTCTTTATATAAAATACAATAATTTTTTTTAAATCATTTATAAAATATAAAATAGTTATAAAAGGCTTTTGCCAATTAGAGTAGTTAAACATCCTCACTTGATAACGACATAATCCATTTTGACGGAAGAATTTTTTTAAATATTCAGGCTCAAAACGTGATTGAGGAATAAAATGCTCTATTTCCATAAGATGGTTGAACCAGATTTCCCAGCCTTGGTTAAAAATTTGGGATAGCATTTCTAAATCTTCATTGGTTTGAGGTAATAAGGGTTCTTCTGGTACGCTTTCTAGCCATGCTTTTTTCCTAATTACTATTCCTGCCCCAGGAGGATACATTTTTTTTCTAGTATCCTTATATTTTTCGTTATAACAATAGGTTTTATCTCCTTTGATTAGGGCAAAATAACGGGCAATTCTTTCAAATCCGGGAGGTGGTTCTACTTCAAATAAACCATGAATTTGACCACCGTAAGCCCCTGCGTTGGGATGTTGTTTACCAAAAATATAAGCCTCTTTTACCCAATTCTGACTTGGCAAGTTATCATCATCTAAAAAACCGATCAATTCTGATTGACAATTCTTTATAGCACATCTACGGGCATAAGCTAATCCCTGTCTGGTTTCTAAATAATATTTAATAGGATTAGAAAAATTCCAATTATTTTGATATTCTTTGATTACTTTGGCAGTATTATCATTACTGTTATTATCAATAACTATTATTTCCCAGTTAATATCCTCTGTGTCAATTTGCTGTTTGAGTCTGTCGAGAACATCAGGGACTCTTTTTTCCCCGTTATAGGTACAGATGGCAACAGTAAAATCTATCATAATGACAGGTGAGTTAATTTAATTAAACCTATTCTAAAACCTTTTTTCTGATTCTCAACTCAATTCGTCAGGGAAAAACCAAGAATCAGTTATCCTAGAAAGCGTAAAGTTTCGGATGAGACTAGGGAATAGTCATGAGTGGAGAGGGTAGAAAATCCCCTGATTGGGAAAGAATTGAAAGGGCTTTGTCGGTGGAGAGGGAATATGGTTATAAAAATTTGAAGGGGAATCAATATCGCTTCCATGAGTTTCTCTGTCTTAGTTTTGGGGGGATTCCTCCCGTGCTAAATTTGATGATTGCTTTTAAGTGGCAAAAAGTGGCGAAGGATTTTGCGGAGTATCCTCGACTAACTTTACAGGAAAAAAAAGATTTGATTGATTATGTGGAGAATTTCATTGATGAAGTAAAGGAAAAACAAAAGGAAGAAGCCGAAAGAAAAGAAGCGATAAAAGAAGATAATATAATACCTTTTCCTTCTAAGGTGGAAACTGTAAGTGTAACTCCCAAGGTAAAGGAAACTGTTGAAAAGATTACTTTAAATAGTCCTGTAATTAACTTAAAGTGTGTCAATAATCGACAAAATAAGTTGTTGGAAAAGTTGGGTATTTATCGGGTTAGGGATGTTCTATTTTACTATCCTCGGGAGCATATTGATTATGGTAATAAGATTGCCATTAAGGATTTGGAGGTAGGGGACACTGTTACGGTGATTGGGACGGTGAAGAAATGTTCTTGTTTTAGTAGTCCTAAAAATAAAAAACTTACTATTTTGAGTCTTGTTATTCGAGATAAGACAGGAGACTTAAAAATAAGCCGTTTTTTTGCGGGAAATTATTTTAGTAGTAGGGGATGGCAGGAGAAGATGAAGCGCTCTTATCCTATGGGGGCGTTAATTGCGGCTTCAGGGTTGGTGAAGGGAAATAAGTATGGTATCACCCTTGATAATCCTGAATTTGAGGTTTTGGATTCGGCTGGGGGTAATATTAACTCTTTGAAAATAGGTCGTTTGTTGCCTGTATATTCTCTCACCGAAGGGGTGGCGGCGGATTTAATTCGTAAGGCGGTGGTGGAGTGTTTACCAACTCTCTCGGAAATTGATGATCCTTTACCTGTTAATCTTAAAAGACAGTATAGCTTAGTTGAGCTACAAAGGGCGATCGCCCATATCCATTACCCAGACAACCAAAAACAACTATCAGACGCTAGAAGAAGACTAATTTTTGACGAATTCTTTTACCTGCAACTAGGCTTCTTAGAAAGAAAAAAACAAGACAAACAAAACCGCCAAGCCTCCCCCTTCATCCCCCAAGGGAAACTCATCGAAGAATTTAACAAACTCCTCCCCTTCCAACTCACCGATGCCCAACAAAGAGTAATCAACGAAATCGAAGCCGACTTAGAATCATCCTCCCCCATGAATCGTCTAGTGCAAGGGGATGTGGGCTCAGGAAAAACCATCGTCGCCGTATTCGCCATCCTTGCCGCCCTCCAATCAGGGTATCAAGCCGCCCTCATGGCACCCACCGAAGTATTAGCAGAACAACATTACCGCAAGATAGTACAGTGGTTTAACCTCCTCCATTTGCCCGTAGAATTGCTTACAGGGTCAACCAAAATCGCCAAAAGGAGGGAGATCCATGCCCACCTCCAAAGCGGTGAATTACCCCTGTTAATCGGTACTCATGCCCTAATTCAAGATCCCGTCAAATTCCGTAACCTTGGTTTGGTCGTTATTGACGAACAACATCGCTTCGGAGTACAACAACGCGCCCGTCTTTTGGCTAAAGGAAAAGCGCCCCATGTACTTACCATGACAGCCACCCCCATTCCACGCACCCTCGCCCTCACCCTCCACGGTGACTTAGACGTAAGCCAAATTGACGAACTTCCCCCCGGTAGGCAACCCATTCAAACTACGGTATTGGCAGGAAAACAGCGCACCCAGGCCTATGAATTAATCAAAAGGGAAGTTGCCCAAGGCAGACAGGCTTATGTAATCTTTCCCATGATTGAAGAATCAGAAAAATTAGATGTAAAAGCCGCCGTAGTTGAACATCAAAAATTTAGCGAGAAAATCTTTCCCGATTTTAATGTGGGCTTACTCCATGGGCGTATGTCATCAGACGAAAAAGAAGCCGCCCTCACCGCTTTTCGGGATAACCAAACCCAAATAATCGTCTCCACCACCGTTATCGAAGTAGGGGTTGACGTACCCAATGCCACGGTAATGTTAATTGAAAATGCCGAACGTTTTGGCTTGTCACAACTGCATCAGTTGAGGGGTAGGGTAGGCCGTGGCAGTCATAAATCCTTTTGTTTACTCATCAGCGGTAGTAAATCCCCCGATGGGGTACAACGGTTAAAAGTGTTGGAACAGTCACAGGATGGCTTTTTCATCTCAGAGATGGATTTAAGGTTAAGGGGGCCTGGGGAGGTGTTAGGCTCTCGTCAATCGGGTTTGCCTGATTTTGCCCTAGCGAGTTTGGTAGAAGATCAAGAAGTGTTGGTTTTAGCGAGGGATGCGGCGGAGAAGATTTTGTTACAGGATAAGTATTTGCAGGATGGCTCTAGTTTGAAAAATGAGTTAGCAAGACGTTATAAAAAGCTCATTGGTAGTGAAATGTTAACTTAAGCGTTGCTGATTTTAGATACAATTTATCATTTAATTTATCATTTAAGGGAACAGGGAATGGGGAACAGGCAATAGTGATAATATTTTGTTTGAAGGCTTAGTTTTTTGCATCATTTAATTATATTTCATACGATGATTAATATTAAGTTTACATAAATCATTACAATAGAAAATCCCCCAGAAACGCTCAAATTTTACCAGTAAAAGAATACGGCGTTTTTGAATTTTTAGGATTAAGAAGTAGTTAAAAATATTTAGATTCTTCATTTATAGTTATAAATCATCAAAAACTGTTCCCTATTCCCCGTTCCCTGCCTTAAGCCGAAAATTTTAACATAAATCACCCATGCTCCCAGATAACGAGATAAAAGACTTTTTCATCAACTCTTAAAAAACAAGTTAAAGTATAGATGTTAAGTTTTATGAAGACTGAGGTCGGTTTATGTTAGAACTATATCAATTTGAATTATCACAATTTTCCGAAAAAGTACGTTTAATATTAGATTTCAAAGGTTTAGAATACAAAAAAATTGAAGTTACCCCCGGCATCGGGCAGTTAGAGGTTTTCAAGATTTCTGGACAAAGACAAGTACCTGTTTTAAAGGATGGTGACACGGTAATTAGTGATTCTACGGAAATCGCTTTATATTTGGATCGTAAATACCCTGAAAAGCCCCTTATCCCGACTGATGCGGTGGCTAGGGGACAATGTTTACTCATGGAAGAATGGGCGGATGAGTCTTTAGGTTTGAAGGGGCGTAAAACTTTTTTAGGGGCTCTTAATCAATATCAAAATTTCCGCACTGCTTTTTTACCCACTGATACCCCTGATTTATTAAAAAATATTGTTGGCTCTATCCCAGGAGATTTTTTAGGTGCCATTGGTAGTGATATATATAAACAAGCTCAGAGGGGTTTAAAACAAGATTTAGAGGCTCTAAGTCTCATTTTACAAAATCAACCCTATTTAGTGGGTGATGAGCCTACTTTGGCGGATTTAACGGTGGCCGCCCTTAGCACCATTATCAAATTTCCCGAAGTTGCTTATTATGATGTACCGATGGATATTACAGGAAAGGCTATTCCAGGTTTAGGGGATAATAGTGCCTATGAGCCTTTCTTTACCTGGCGCGATCGCCTTTACGCCCAATATCGTCAACCGTTAGATGATTCTAGCCGCAATAATGGCAATAGTGGTGGGGATGATAGTAAACCGACTTCCATCGAAATTGAATAATTAATCATTATAAGGGGCGCTCTACAACGCCCTTTTTTTATCCAAGGTTTTCTACCCATACTAATTGTTTTTCCACTATACTCGAAAAGATTTTAAGATAAAAAATTAATTATAAAGATAGTGGAGGCTAAACATTTTTAATGGTTCAATACCTTGTTTTCTTAACAATTTCCACGGGTTTATATGCCTTGTTTGCCCTCGGCTTAAATTTACAGTGGGGTTTTACAGGATTAATTAATTTTGGTCATGTGGCATTTATGACCATCGGTGCTTATACTACAGTTTTACTGAGTCTTGGGGGAGTCCCCATTTTTTTTGCTGTCATTGTGGGCATTGTCGGGGCTTCTTTACTAGGTTTATTAATGGGGGCTTCTACCCTTCGATTACGGGAAGATTATCTTGCCATTGTCACCATTGGTGTGGCTGAATTTCTCCGTTTGGTGGCACAAAATGAGGAATGGTTAACGAAAGGGAATTTTGGTATTCAAAGTTATCCTTTACCTTTTGGCTCTTTTCAACCTAATTTTGCGGGAAAGTTAATGATGATTTTTATTTTAACTTTTTTGGCTATTTTTGTAATTTGGCGTTTATTTATTAATATTAAAAAACAGCTCAAAGGGGGAAAGGAAATACAGGGAAAAAGTTTTCAATTTTCCAAGGCAAGAGATGTATATATTAAAGGATTTATTACTTTTTTATTAGTTTTAATTACTTATATTAATGGGGTAATTGCTCTCTATAATTATACCTATAAGTCAGGATTAATGTTATTAATGTTAATTGCCTTGGTCGGGGTTTATTATGGTTTAGATTTACTGGTTCATTCCCCTTGGGGTAGGGTTTTAAAAGCTATTCGAGAGGATGAAGAAATACCGAGGGCATTGGGTAAAAATATTTTTTGGTATAAATTACAGGCTTTTATGT
The genomic region above belongs to Cyanobacterium stanieri LEGE 03274 and contains:
- a CDS encoding glutathione S-transferase family protein, which encodes MLELYQFELSQFSEKVRLILDFKGLEYKKIEVTPGIGQLEVFKISGQRQVPVLKDGDTVISDSTEIALYLDRKYPEKPLIPTDAVARGQCLLMEEWADESLGLKGRKTFLGALNQYQNFRTAFLPTDTPDLLKNIVGSIPGDFLGAIGSDIYKQAQRGLKQDLEALSLILQNQPYLVGDEPTLADLTVAALSTIIKFPEVAYYDVPMDITGKAIPGLGDNSAYEPFFTWRDRLYAQYRQPLDDSSRNNGNSGGDDSKPTSIEIE
- a CDS encoding branched-chain amino acid ABC transporter permease, translated to MVQYLVFLTISTGLYALFALGLNLQWGFTGLINFGHVAFMTIGAYTTVLLSLGGVPIFFAVIVGIVGASLLGLLMGASTLRLREDYLAIVTIGVAEFLRLVAQNEEWLTKGNFGIQSYPLPFGSFQPNFAGKLMMIFILTFLAIFVIWRLFINIKKQLKGGKEIQGKSFQFSKARDVYIKGFITFLLVLITYINGVIALYNYTYKSGLMLLMLIALVGVYYGLDLLVHSPWGRVLKAIREDEEIPRALGKNIFWYKLQAFMLGGAIAGLAGSFYAWQFTTIYPSSFESLITFNAWIIIVVGGAGNNAGTILGSVIFWAYESLTRFISDNYDFITTAQLSSLRMMIIGLVLMVLIVSRPQGILGKKGELSLGK
- the recG gene encoding ATP-dependent DNA helicase RecG, whose product is MSGEGRKSPDWERIERALSVEREYGYKNLKGNQYRFHEFLCLSFGGIPPVLNLMIAFKWQKVAKDFAEYPRLTLQEKKDLIDYVENFIDEVKEKQKEEAERKEAIKEDNIIPFPSKVETVSVTPKVKETVEKITLNSPVINLKCVNNRQNKLLEKLGIYRVRDVLFYYPREHIDYGNKIAIKDLEVGDTVTVIGTVKKCSCFSSPKNKKLTILSLVIRDKTGDLKISRFFAGNYFSSRGWQEKMKRSYPMGALIAASGLVKGNKYGITLDNPEFEVLDSAGGNINSLKIGRLLPVYSLTEGVAADLIRKAVVECLPTLSEIDDPLPVNLKRQYSLVELQRAIAHIHYPDNQKQLSDARRRLIFDEFFYLQLGFLERKKQDKQNRQASPFIPQGKLIEEFNKLLPFQLTDAQQRVINEIEADLESSSPMNRLVQGDVGSGKTIVAVFAILAALQSGYQAALMAPTEVLAEQHYRKIVQWFNLLHLPVELLTGSTKIAKRREIHAHLQSGELPLLIGTHALIQDPVKFRNLGLVVIDEQHRFGVQQRARLLAKGKAPHVLTMTATPIPRTLALTLHGDLDVSQIDELPPGRQPIQTTVLAGKQRTQAYELIKREVAQGRQAYVIFPMIEESEKLDVKAAVVEHQKFSEKIFPDFNVGLLHGRMSSDEKEAALTAFRDNQTQIIVSTTVIEVGVDVPNATVMLIENAERFGLSQLHQLRGRVGRGSHKSFCLLISGSKSPDGVQRLKVLEQSQDGFFISEMDLRLRGPGEVLGSRQSGLPDFALASLVEDQEVLVLARDAAEKILLQDKYLQDGSSLKNELARRYKKLIGSEMLT